In a single window of the Zea mays cultivar B73 chromosome 5, Zm-B73-REFERENCE-NAM-5.0, whole genome shotgun sequence genome:
- the LOC100501391 gene encoding lysine-specific demethylase JMJ706 isoform X1, which yields MAGKDGVSLKSVSYGARLRRSCDASLREAGSMRDPFLKHRVKKFDLSSLDWIDEIPDCPVFSPSTQEFEDPLVYLSKIAPVAAKYGICKIISPVSASVPAGTVLMKELGGIKFTTRVQPLRLAEWTKDDKFAFFMSGRKYTFREFEKMANKEFVRRYSSAACLPSRYMEEEFWHEIAFGKMESVEYACDIDGSAFSSSSHDQLGRSKWNLKRFSRLPNSTLRLLRAAVPGITDPMLYIGMLFSMFAWHVEDHYLYSINYHHCGAPKTWYGIPGSAASDFEKVVREHVYDHEILSGEGESAAFDVLLGKTTIFPPNILLDHHVPVYRAIQKPGEFVVTFPRAYHSGFSHGFNCGEAVNFATGEWFPLGAVASQHYALLKRIPVLPYEELLCKEATFCANEFSLFEHGNVTLTGGTHIQSYMKGPFVQLMRFQHRVRWLLVKMGARTCYKADIDATVLCGICKRDCYVAHIMCNCRADAICLCHEEEISKCSCNCDRVVFVRKDIFELEEISKKFEEIGILDEVGKQMSQNDGYNMHPYLSNGIDHNAKYFPYCKILIDTSPELRTFSEVDVLGYDLNKPYPTLSTITSAHGPHEYSTQSDECTSSKQRTYSSSCPENGTLSVYPLCTSDQAFSTDKLAAQDTDDSDCEVFRVKRRSSIVMEKRCSEDLTITLTENQALRRLKKACSDDRQENATESHCLDFISGNTDNFINRSKQKMNVDQLDAKNVEDEVAFGQKSIGCSYLSPSVDLGPKRLKIRGPSFPSTVSEVEISYRFQEDIDLASQHTQ from the exons ATGGCGGGGAAGGACGGAGTTTCTCTGAAATCTGTGTCATACGGGGCAAGGCTGCGCAGGAGTTGTGATGCATCACTGAGAGAGGCAGGGTCCATGAGAGACCCATTCTTGAAACACAGAGTAAAGAAATTTGATCTATCTAGCCTAGATTGGATTGATGAGATTCCAGATTGCCCTGTATTTTCTCCATCAACCCAGGAGTTTGAGGATCCTCTGGTTTATCTCAGCAAAATTGCCCCTGTGGCTGCAAAATATG GTATATGCAAGATCATTTCACCTGTCTCTGCTTCAGTACCTGCGGGCACTGTACTAATGAAGGAACTAGGTGGGATTAAGTTTACGACCAGAGTTCAGCCTCTCCGTCTTGCTGAATGGACCAAGGATGACAAGTTTGCCTTCTTTATGAGTGGAAG AAAGTACACATTTCGGGAGTTCGAGAAGATGGCAAATAAAGAATTTGTACGGAGATACTCTAGTGCTGCTTGTCTTCCATCAAGGTATATGGAAGAGGAGTTTTGGCATGAAATAGCTTTTGGCAAGATGGAGTCTGTTGAGTATGCATGTGATATCGATGGTAgcgcattttcttcttcttctcatgaCCAACTTGGGAGAAGCAAATGGAACTTGAAG AGATTCTCACGGTTGCCGAACTCTACGCTGCGTCTTCTCAGAGCTGCAGTTCCA GGAATAACAGATCCAATGCTGTATATTGGGATGCTCTTTAGTATGTTTGCCTGGCATGTGGAAGATCATTACCTGTACAG TATTAACTATCACCACTGTGGAGCCCCCAAAACATGGTATGGTATTCCAGGAAGTGCTGCTTCTGATTTTGAGAAAGTGGTACGTGAGCATGTATATGATCACGAAATTTTATCAGGTGAAGGGGAAAGTGCAGCATTTGATGTTCTGTTGGGAAAGACTACAATCTTCCCACCTAATATTTTACTGGATCATCATGTTCCAGTCTATAGAGCCATACAGAAACCTGGAGAGTTTGTTGTAACGTTTCCCCGAGCTTATCATTCTGGTTTCAGCCATG GTTTCAATTGTGGTGAGGCAGTAAATTTTGCTACGGGCGAATGGTTTCCTCTAGGAGCAGTTGCCAGTCAACATTATGCACTTCTTAAGAGGATACCAGTATTACCTTATGAGGAGCTTCTTTGTAAAGAAGCAACATTTTGTGCTAATGAGTTTTCCTTGTTTGAACACGGAAATGTAACATTAACTGGAGGCACACATATACAGAGCTATATGAAGGGTCCCTTTGTGCAGTTGATGCGGTTCCAACACCGTGTTCGTTGGTTGCTTGTGAAAATGGGTGCCCGTACATGCTATAAAGCAGACATTGATGCCACAGTTCTCTGTGGGATATGCAAACGTGACTGCTATGTAGCTCACATTATGTGTAACTGCAGAGCAGATGCAATTTGCCTTTGTCATG AGGAAGAGATTAGTAAGTGTTCTTGCAACTGCGACCGTGTTGTTTTTGTGAGGAAAGACATCTTTGAATTGGAGGAAATATCAAAGAAGTTTGAGGAAATTGGAATACTGGATGAAGTAGGAAAACAAATGTCTCAAAATGATGGCTATAACATGCATCCTTACTTGTCCAATGGCATTGACCACAATGCTAAATACTTTCCATACTGCAAGATCCTAATTGATACATCCCCTGAACTTCGTACCTTTTCAGAGGTAGATGTTCTTGGATATGATCTGAATAAGCCATATCCTACATTATCAACAATAACTTCTGCACATGGACCCCATGAGTATTCTACACAaagtgat GAGTGTACTAGTTCTAAGCAAAGAACATACTCTAGCTCATGTCCAGAGAATGGAACGCTTAGTGTTTATCCTTTATGTACATCTGATCAAGCATTCTCAACTGACAAATTGGCTGCTCAGGATACTGATGATTCTGACTGTGAGGTATTTAGAGTTAAGAGACGATCTAGCATAGTTATGGAGAAAAGATGTTCAGAAGATCTAACAATAACTTTAACTGAGAATCAG GCTTTAAGACGGTTAAAGAAAGCCTGTTCAGATGACAGACAAGAGAACGCAACTGAATCACATTGCCTTGACTTCATTTCTGGAAATACAGATAATTTCATCAATCGAAGCAAACAAAAAATGAATGTAGATCAGCTAGATGCAAAAAATGTGGAAGATGAAGTTGCTTTCGGCCAGAAATCTATCGGTTGCAGTTACCTGTCTCCATCTGTAGATCTTGGGCCGAAACGCTTGAAAATTCGTGGCCCATCCTTCCCAAGCACTGTTTCTGAAGTGGAAATATCTTATAGGTTCCAGGAGGACATTGACTTGGCTAGTCAGCATACTCAATGA